From a region of the Lactuca sativa cultivar Salinas chromosome 4, Lsat_Salinas_v11, whole genome shotgun sequence genome:
- the LOC111886214 gene encoding uncharacterized protein LOC111886214 produces the protein MATGESPDTMDDYMRMSERTTRESLYTLSKGVVEIFGDVYLWKPSLHDLRELYAAHEERHGFPRMIGSIDCTPWKWKNCSVAWKGQYASDHHGSPSLVLEVVASQDLWILHAFFGVAGSNNDVNVLDQSSILDDLLNGKTLDALFTVNGNRYKYGYYLTDGIYHQYSTFVKAFHHPVEERDNFF, from the coding sequence ATGGCAACAGGGGAGTCACCCGACACCATGGACGACTATATGAGAATGTCCGAAAGAACCACAAGGGAAAGTTTGTATACATTGTCAAAGGGTGTTGTTGAAATATTTGGAGACGTGTATTTGTGGAAACCGTCGTTGCATGATTTGCGAGAATTGTATGCGGCGCATGAAGAACGTCATGGGTTTCCCAGAATGATCGGAAGCATTGATTGCACACCTTGGAAATGGAAAAATTGTTCGGTAGCATGGAAAGGGCAATATGCAAGTGATCATCACGGATCACCTTCGTTGGTTTTAGAGGTTGTTGCTTCACAAGATTTATGGATTTTGCATGCATTTTTTGGGGTTGCGGGTTCTAACAACGACGTCAACGTTCTTGATCAGTCATCAATATTAGACGATCTTTTGAATGGAAAGACCCTGGATGCTCTTTTCACGGTGAATGGAAAcagatacaaatatgggtattacCTTACAGATGGAATATATCATCAGTATTCCACATTCGTGAAGGCATTCCACCACCCGGTTGAAGAACGAGACAATTTTTTTTAA